The following nucleotide sequence is from Mesorhizobium sp. J8.
CGACGCGTAGCGGTGCAGCTTGGCTCTCAGCGAAGCGGCCTCGCGCTCGAAGGCGCGAAGCCTGGCTTCGGTCGTTGCAACGGACTGATCCTGCGAACCGGCCACGCGACCTCCTCAAGCATGTCTCCCGAAAGTGGGAACCGGTTTCGGGACAAAGACATGCGCAGAATCAAGAACCTAAAGCGCAGGGAGCGAATCTGAAAGGTCGCGACGCGCTTTAGTCTTCGATTCCGCCCGTATGCGAATAGATCGTTTGACCCATCATGCTTTCGCCAGCGGCGAGCTCGACGATGCTCTTCATGTAATCGGCGAAGCGGGGATCGGCGCGGAAGGCCGCGATGTCGTCGGCCGAACGCCATTGCGAGATGTTGGCGACCTTGCTGCCGTCGCCGCCGACGACCACGGATGACGACAGCGAGCCCGGCTGCTTGCTGAAGAAGTTCCGCGTGCCTTCGGCGAGCGTCCTGGCGAGTTCCTGCTGCTTGCCTGGCTTGGCGGTGAAGACGTTGATCAAGGTCACTGCGGTCGACATGGCTTGGCTCCGTTTGTCCTGATGGCGGAGGCCGTCGCGGCTCTCCCACCTGTTACGACCCTCAAGACGAAGCCGGAACCGAAAACGGAACGGTAGGGCGAAAATTTTTGGTGAGCAATGAATTTGGCCCGGCCGGGAGGCTGCCGCGGACATTTCGAGCGCCGGTCGGGAAAAAATTTATGCTCACCGTTCCGAAACGCATCGATCCTTCGTCTTGGCGAGTGCCGAGGTTTGCAAACGTCGGCCTCAGCCAAGGGAGAAGCAAATGTCGATCCTGTCATCCATCGGCCGCATCGCGGCCGGATACGCTGCGACCCGTGCCCGCTACCGGGCAGCACGGACGCTTTATCTGCTGCCGCTCGACATCCGCAAGGACATCGGCTGGCCGGAGCTCGGCGATCCGGGTGACGCCGATATCTTTAGCGCGCCGCGCTCGCGAGCAGCCGCAATGCAGCGATGACGGCTTCCGAATCCGCCAACGCGCCGAAGACGCCGTCCTCGACCGTCACCATATGCAGCGCGGCTTCATGTGCATATTGGTCGCCGCTGGCGCAGGCGTCCGAAATCGTCAGGCACTGGAAGTTGCGGTCGCAGGCCTCGCGCAATGTGGTGTGCACGCACACATCCGTCGTGCAGCCGGTGAACAGGAGGTGCGTTATGTCCCGCGCGCGCAAAACGAGTTCCAGGTCTGTATAGGTGAAGGCGCTGTTGCAGGTCTTGTCGATGACGATGTCCTGCGGCGCCACGTCGACGTCGGCGGAGATCTGGAAGCCGGGGCCGGAACGCAGCAGGACATCGGTGCCGTCGAGGCCGGCCCGCCTGCGGCGCCATTTTTCATAAGGCGTCATGTCGGCCATGTCGGCGCGGTAGCCCTGCCTGGTGTGGATGATGGTGAGCTCGGCGGTGCGCGCAGCGCCAATCAGCCGGTTGACCGCCGGCAGGATGGCTCGCAGCGGCGAAGGATCGTAGCCTTTTCTGGCGAAGTAGCCGGTCGGCGACAGGAAATCCTCCTGCAGGTCGATCACCAGCAGCGCCGTGTGCTGCGGTTCCAGCCTCCCGTCATAGGGAAAGTCGAAGGGTGTCGCCTTGATCATCGGTCGCCTGCTTTCGAGCAATTCCAGGAAGGTGCATAGCGGTTTTTCGTCCGGATTGCGTGCAAAACTGGAACTTGGTTGCTGCATCGTGCCCGGCAACCGACCTGCGGTCCAGCCCGCGGCATATCAGGCGGACATCGGCGCATCGTAAATTGTTGAGCCGCATAGTCATCTTTATAGTTGACTCGTAATGTCATGTTTCATAGTCAACCGGAATGGCCGCTTGGCGTCTGCACGGCGTGCACGCAGGCCACCGCATTGCGATGATGAAGCGAGGACGAGCCTTGTCCTGGAACGGTCTTTTCGCGGCGCTGGCCGCGTCTCTCATTCTTTCCACCGGCATCGCCAGGGCGCAGGAACAGCCGCCGGTTCAAGCGCCGGCGCAGCGGCCGGCGGCACCCGCCGTGCAGGCCCCGGCCGAACAGTCCCCGCGAGCAACGGCCGCCCCGGCCCCGCGCGCAACGGCCGCGCAGGCGCCCGCCGCCGCGCCGGCGGATCCGGCCATCCAGCCAGCTGCGAGCGGCGCCGCCGGCCAAGAGCCTTCCATCTCGCTGGCGCTGCCGCATGACCTGTCGCCCTGGGGCATGT
It contains:
- a CDS encoding putative quinol monooxygenase yields the protein MSTAVTLINVFTAKPGKQQELARTLAEGTRNFFSKQPGSLSSSVVVGGDGSKVANISQWRSADDIAAFRADPRFADYMKSIVELAAGESMMGQTIYSHTGGIED
- a CDS encoding cysteine hydrolase family protein, giving the protein MIKATPFDFPYDGRLEPQHTALLVIDLQEDFLSPTGYFARKGYDPSPLRAILPAVNRLIGAARTAELTIIHTRQGYRADMADMTPYEKWRRRRAGLDGTDVLLRSGPGFQISADVDVAPQDIVIDKTCNSAFTYTDLELVLRARDITHLLFTGCTTDVCVHTTLREACDRNFQCLTISDACASGDQYAHEAALHMVTVEDGVFGALADSEAVIAALRLLASAAR